Below is a window of Spirochaetota bacterium DNA.
GATGTTTTCATATCGTGTGCTGCTTTCGACCGATTCTTCCGGCGCCGTCAGCACCCGTTCCTGTCCCGGCCGCTCCAGCGATGCGTGTTCTTTGAGCGCGAACGGCCGTTTCGTACGCGCGATCATGTTCTTTTTCGTTCCGGGATGATGCTGCGCATGCAGGGATGCGGCACTCGTCGTGAAGAACGCGATCGTGTCTGTCAGCTGCTCCGCCTGCGATGAAAGTTCCTCTGCGGTCGATGCCACTTCTTCCGATCCGGCGGCGGTATTCTGCGCGGCACTGCTCACGCGGTCCACTTCGGATGACACCTGCTGTACGACGGTATTTATCTGCTGCACCGCATTGTTGATCTGTTCCGCCCCGTTACTCTGCTCGGAACTTGCAGCGCTTATTTCCGCCACGAGCTCGGCTGTCTTCTGGATGTCCGGGACC
It encodes the following:
- a CDS encoding methyl-accepting chemotaxis protein; this translates as PPTAVSETVAAMKKIADKVMIIQEIARQTNLLSLNASIEAARAGEHGRGFAVVASEVQKLADRSQRAAGEIGELSKQSVAVAEKAGDMLDRLVPDIQKTAELVAEISAASSEQSNGAEQINNAVQQINTVVQQVSSEVDRVSSAAQNTAAGSEEVASTAEELSSQAEQLTDTIAFFTTSAASLHAQHHPGTKKNMIARTKRPFALKEHASLERPGQERVLTAPEESVESSTRYENIVSTGRK